A region of uncultured Anaeromusa sp. DNA encodes the following proteins:
- a CDS encoding transglycosylase SLT domain-containing protein, with the protein MDFETFYRAVSAQESGSAEGNYEAVNARTGARGRFQIMPDNWESWSTEALGQVGNFSDPATQDAVAKHKLKEYFNAYGPEGALAAWYAGPTNGARWAQGAPDAMSGDGHYSWDAPQGAGDEPSVREYIRSALGHAGKPNQGTALWGNVHQNSYGATPGSEALPPTAPSVWENVQDQFTKGIYESPVGMAVRNAMGGSGMATEPPLVVDNDLIQYVAKALPGDPTAQRWALVNAGSRAELDRMIQRKQDDAAREARIEEFQGSLFQKVPGFAAGLLAATLTDPTILLPMGAVSFGGKVGAKLAAPFLGYSNVLGTIARLGPKALSGVAPQTLMRYGEAAALQAGLFTGMGKLREDQGGYQQDYETLAMMGAFAGSGFALFGDALGAFSRYRGAAKMQSSLDGLQKSAVAKTLGLEAPGEIEGVENVLKEYHNPQSIDALGNTTASELAASGKLLAVNGETLAKVAGRLGIPTEKLATLKAFHSPDEGITVLNTSNLAADTNIDNLIAHEVGVHGGLANADPRALKQLKDAVEKKMNKPDDSWREAITKAQGSGDWSEVLGHWIETNADQEGNRILKQARYVFNKMRGTEGMTNDDLRDFASRAVQNELDKTRGYSLLPDGSAIVGGLKYSAESAANPDVLHNILDVVRPKGVSGWISKKAEAGGFFQTPQGLLRWSPVRKAREYAMDLFEDARLRERPSEAMPITVEKQKEFFKNQLLPHYNNFLVAREKYLGKAGVVNTERLDAFNEAVSEAYNQIHGKNIAGGITEGWPSEVLEAVDALKKLRDKQITFGKKSGEIFGLSADHNVIRPEWEQMHDELWRRVSDDKWTNFMSKVGPEKGVAFLEDYYKAFAKRDAIKREMELEALWKAEDSKAKAINQGTLFDEPGQKIITPEMVEAQVQDYAKKWAMGIGDQNLSNIALLKGSSAWDHLGAEGFMSNRYPLDTSGVLHTPWGEEFSFDKTLRSTDLDRIIPSSIDRASGELALHNKFNGLDDLRTVTAEITSALKHAVEYDRMAPQEARRILEGWEQGINEIRGVSRFKDSNTLTAQLCNTIRSLTYAKNGAMFGINQIAEAFGAMGSVGWKCLTHIVPDVAHSIQALRFSKDGAEMVRTAERQMFGENTERYMWKTDFRSRGYSEAMQGGSKWASALDGLQSVTNLAGRVTSSASQLTRLTDLMIRGARQEALIDSLKWASGEEVGGLLRKPFSSAKLKAAGISDAEVLKADILKYSEGGTLDINKWIEENPATYWRFKTYIDNVVQSAVTQHTIGNRSVLASASPQMRLLFQFKDFSMKVMNSQIARIMTHRELDGVLSLLYSIAGNMLVYSGLTYGRAWAYYPTDKGKRDQYLKDRLTNRNVIMAGFLRSTAGAAVSFGTDIYEAATGSGTFRTSVNADVIKPQRELTWDEKVGRAAQQVPAVGSLVDMGKGVGSLYDLARAKADKRDLQNVMNNLPLRNFIPMLLIQQYVKDNSKLPEKRVN; encoded by the coding sequence TTTTCCGACCCCGCAACGCAAGACGCTGTGGCGAAACATAAGTTAAAGGAATACTTTAATGCCTATGGTCCTGAAGGTGCCTTAGCTGCGTGGTATGCAGGACCCACAAACGGCGCTAGGTGGGCGCAGGGTGCTCCTGATGCAATGAGCGGGGATGGACATTATTCTTGGGATGCACCACAAGGTGCTGGAGACGAACCCAGTGTAAGGGAATACATTAGGTCCGCCTTAGGTCACGCTGGTAAACCAAACCAAGGAACCGCTTTATGGGGGAATGTCCACCAGAATTCTTATGGAGCCACTCCAGGTAGCGAGGCTTTACCCCCTACAGCCCCCTCAGTATGGGAAAATGTACAGGACCAGTTCACCAAAGGAATATATGAGTCTCCTGTAGGTATGGCTGTGAGAAACGCTATGGGTGGGTCTGGTATGGCTACAGAACCACCTTTGGTTGTTGATAACGACCTCATTCAGTATGTTGCAAAAGCCCTCCCTGGAGACCCAACAGCCCAAAGGTGGGCCTTAGTTAACGCTGGGTCCCGTGCTGAGTTGGACCGAATGATTCAACGTAAACAAGACGATGCAGCACGTGAGGCACGAATTGAGGAATTCCAAGGGTCTCTCTTTCAGAAGGTCCCTGGGTTTGCTGCGGGTCTCCTTGCGGCAACTTTAACAGACCCCACCATTCTCCTCCCGATGGGTGCAGTGTCTTTTGGTGGGAAAGTAGGTGCTAAGTTAGCCGCACCATTCCTGGGGTATTCTAATGTTCTGGGGACCATTGCAAGGCTTGGACCTAAGGCCCTCTCTGGCGTTGCTCCTCAGACTCTCATGAGGTATGGAGAGGCCGCCGCTTTACAGGCTGGTCTCTTCACAGGCATGGGAAAACTCAGGGAGGACCAAGGGGGATACCAACAGGATTATGAAACGTTAGCCATGATGGGTGCTTTTGCTGGGAGTGGGTTCGCTCTTTTTGGAGATGCCTTAGGTGCATTCTCTCGTTACAGGGGTGCAGCAAAGATGCAGAGTTCCCTTGATGGTCTCCAAAAATCTGCGGTTGCAAAAACGCTAGGCTTGGAGGCTCCTGGGGAAATAGAAGGCGTTGAAAACGTTTTAAAGGAATATCACAACCCACAATCCATAGATGCCTTAGGAAATACTACAGCGTCTGAACTTGCAGCATCGGGAAAGTTGTTGGCTGTTAATGGGGAAACCTTAGCGAAGGTTGCAGGTCGCTTGGGGATACCTACAGAGAAACTGGCGACTCTTAAAGCCTTCCATAGTCCAGATGAGGGAATAACTGTTCTGAACACCTCCAACCTCGCAGCGGATACCAATATAGATAACCTGATAGCGCATGAAGTAGGTGTACATGGAGGTCTTGCTAATGCGGACCCCAGGGCGCTGAAGCAGTTAAAAGATGCTGTTGAGAAAAAAATGAACAAACCTGATGATTCTTGGAGGGAGGCCATAACGAAAGCCCAAGGTTCTGGTGATTGGTCGGAAGTTTTAGGTCATTGGATTGAGACGAACGCCGACCAGGAAGGAAATAGGATTCTTAAGCAAGCCCGGTACGTCTTCAATAAAATGCGCGGAACTGAAGGGATGACGAATGACGACCTTCGAGATTTTGCCTCACGTGCAGTGCAAAATGAATTGGATAAGACTAGAGGTTACAGCCTGCTTCCTGATGGGAGTGCAATTGTAGGTGGTCTTAAGTATTCTGCAGAATCCGCAGCGAATCCTGATGTCCTCCATAACATTCTCGATGTGGTACGTCCTAAGGGTGTGAGTGGTTGGATTTCAAAGAAGGCGGAAGCTGGTGGATTCTTCCAAACCCCACAAGGGCTACTGCGGTGGTCCCCTGTGCGAAAAGCGAGGGAATATGCTATGGACTTATTCGAGGACGCTAGATTGCGAGAGCGCCCTTCAGAGGCCATGCCCATCACAGTGGAAAAGCAGAAGGAATTCTTCAAAAATCAACTACTTCCACACTATAACAATTTCTTAGTTGCCCGTGAGAAGTACCTAGGAAAGGCTGGGGTAGTTAATACAGAACGGTTGGACGCTTTTAATGAGGCGGTCTCCGAAGCATACAACCAAATACACGGAAAAAACATTGCCGGTGGAATCACTGAAGGTTGGCCTTCGGAAGTCCTTGAGGCTGTGGATGCTCTGAAAAAACTCAGGGATAAACAGATTACCTTCGGGAAGAAGTCCGGTGAAATCTTTGGTCTTTCTGCAGATCACAATGTAATACGCCCTGAGTGGGAGCAGATGCATGACGAACTATGGCGGCGGGTGAGTGATGACAAATGGACAAATTTTATGTCTAAAGTAGGCCCTGAGAAAGGCGTTGCTTTTCTTGAGGATTACTATAAGGCTTTCGCTAAGAGGGATGCCATAAAACGAGAGATGGAACTTGAGGCACTTTGGAAAGCTGAGGACTCTAAAGCAAAGGCTATAAACCAAGGGACACTTTTTGACGAACCAGGGCAAAAAATCATAACCCCTGAGATGGTTGAGGCGCAAGTTCAAGACTATGCCAAGAAATGGGCAATGGGTATAGGCGATCAGAACCTTTCCAATATTGCGCTCCTTAAAGGTTCTTCTGCGTGGGACCACCTAGGTGCTGAGGGTTTTATGTCTAATCGTTACCCTTTAGACACCTCAGGTGTTCTACACACTCCTTGGGGAGAGGAATTCTCTTTTGATAAGACACTCAGAAGCACGGACCTTGATAGAATTATTCCCTCCTCCATAGACCGCGCTTCTGGAGAATTAGCCCTCCACAACAAATTCAACGGTCTTGATGATCTTCGCACAGTCACTGCGGAAATTACGTCCGCCTTAAAGCATGCAGTGGAGTATGACCGAATGGCACCGCAGGAAGCCCGGAGAATTCTCGAAGGGTGGGAACAAGGGATAAATGAAATCAGAGGTGTGTCACGGTTTAAAGACTCTAACACACTTACAGCCCAACTCTGTAATACCATACGCTCCTTAACCTATGCAAAGAATGGTGCAATGTTTGGTATTAATCAAATAGCAGAAGCCTTTGGCGCAATGGGGTCCGTTGGTTGGAAATGTTTAACCCACATTGTTCCAGATGTAGCGCATTCTATTCAAGCCCTTCGATTCTCTAAGGACGGTGCTGAGATGGTCCGCACTGCAGAGCGTCAAATGTTCGGAGAAAATACCGAGCGTTACATGTGGAAGACCGATTTTAGGAGTCGTGGGTACTCTGAGGCTATGCAAGGTGGAAGCAAGTGGGCCTCTGCTTTAGATGGTCTTCAAAGTGTCACAAACTTAGCCGGTAGGGTGACCTCCAGCGCCTCTCAGTTAACCCGCCTAACAGACCTCATGATTCGCGGGGCACGTCAGGAGGCCCTTATCGACTCCCTTAAGTGGGCCTCAGGTGAGGAGGTGGGCGGTCTCTTGAGAAAACCTTTCTCGTCAGCCAAACTTAAGGCGGCAGGTATAAGTGACGCAGAGGTTTTGAAAGCGGACATCCTCAAGTATTCCGAGGGAGGGACCTTGGATATTAACAAATGGATAGAGGAAAACCCTGCCACATATTGGCGCTTCAAGACCTACATCGACAACGTGGTGCAGTCCGCAGTTACCCAACATACCATAGGCAACCGCTCAGTGCTTGCAAGTGCTAGTCCCCAGATGCGCCTTTTGTTCCAATTCAAAGATTTCTCTATGAAGGTTATGAATTCCCAGATTGCGCGAATTATGACACACAGGGAACTTGATGGAGTCCTTTCCCTCCTTTATTCAATCGCTGGAAACATGTTGGTTTATAGTGGTTTGACTTATGGGAGAGCATGGGCGTACTACCCAACCGATAAAGGGAAGCGTGATCAATACCTCAAGGACCGCCTAACAAATCGCAACGTCATTATGGCGGGTTTCTTAAGGTCCACCGCAGGCGCAGCAGTCTCCTTTGGTACAGACATTTATGAAGCGGCTACAGGTTCAGGAACCTTCAGAACCTCTGTAAATGCGGACGTTATCAAACCTCAGCGAGAACTTACGTGGGACGAAAAAGTCGGTCGAGCGGCACAACAGGTCCCGGCTGTAGGAAGCCTTGTGGATATGGGGAAAGGTGTCGGGTCTCTCTACGATCTTGCGCGCGCCAAAGCCGACAAAAGAGACCTTCAAAATGTTATGAATAACCTCCCACTTCGAAACTTTATTCCGATGCTGCTTATTCAGCAGTACGTGAAAGATAACAGTAAATTACCGGAAAAACGAGTCAATTAG